The DNA window TCTAATGGCAGCAATGCTGGTTTCATTGTCTTTTACATCTTCAAAATCTTCCCAATCTCTTTTGTACCATTGTTGCAATTCTTGACCGTCTTTGCTGTATACAAAATGCCCTGGTAAAAAAGTTTCAATTTTATTACAAACGCCTTCTAAAGCTTTCAGTTCAGAAGCTACATAATAGTTTCCGTGTTTGTCCCAACCTTGATAAAGCGGACAAATTCCCATGTGATCTCTTGCGATTAAATAAATATCATTTTCAATGTCATAAAGTGAAAATGCAAAAATCCCGTTGAGTTTTTCAATAAAATCTTTGCCATATTTTCTATAAAGTGCCAAGATAACTTCACAATCAGACTGAGTAAGGAATTCATAATCAGGGAATTCTTTTCTGAGTTCTTGGTGGTTGTAGATTTCGCCATTTACTGCCAAAACTACTTTTCCGTCTTTTGTAAATAGAGGTTGTTTCCCAGAAGTTGGGTCTACGATTGCTAGTCTTTCGTGAGAAAATACGGTTTTTTCTGATTGGAAAATTCCGCTCCAATCTGGACCGCGGTGTCTAATTTTTTTAGACATTTCTAATATCTGAGGACGCAGAGCGTCTGTTTTTTGTTTCGCATCAAACAAGCATACAATTCCGCACATATCTTTTATAAATAATTTTAAAGTTGATTAAATGTTTACGTTTCGTATGCAAAAATAGATTTAAAGTTTATAAATAAAAATAAAATATTAAAATTGGTTAATTATTTTAACTAATTAAATTTAATTTAGAAATATTTTAATTTAAACGCTTGTTTTGAAACAAGGATGCGAATTTTTTTAAGTTGAAAAAATAAAAAAAGCAACCTTACATAAAGGTTGCTTTAGAAGCTATGTTTTGAAGTTTATTTAAACTCTCTCAATCAGCGCCATGTAAAATCCGTCAAAACCTGTACTTGGCATTACTTTTTCTTCTTTTACTAATTTGAAATCAGGATTGTTTTTCAAGAAATTTTCTACCTGTTCATTGTTTTCACTTGGCAAGATAGAACAAGTGGCGTAAACCATTTTTCCACCTTTTTTAATGATTTTAGAATAATCTTGAAGAATGGTTTCTTGCTCTTTTCTAATTCTATCGATGAAATCCTGGTCTATTTTCCATTTAGAATCTGGGTTTCTTTTCAAAACGCCTAAACCAGAACACGGTGCGTCTATCAAAAGTCTGTCTGCTTTTTCGTGAAGTCTTTTGATGACTTTATTATCTGTAATTTCTCTGGTTTCTATATTGTGAGCTCCCGCTCTTTTTGCTCTACGTTTAAGTTCGGCTAATTTCCAACCGTGAATATCCATAGCAATGATTTGACCTTTGTTTTCCATCAAAGCAGCAAGGTGAAGGGTTTTTCCGCCAGCTCCAGCACAAGCGTCTACTACACGCATTCCTGGTTTTACATCTAGAAATTCTCCAATTTTTTGCGAACCAGCATCTTGTACTTCAAAAAAGCCATCTTTAAAAGCCGAAGTTAGGAACACATTTTTCTTTTCTTCCAACTGCACTGCATTTTCGAAGCCTGGAACTTGAAAACTTTCTACATTTTCGTGTTTTAGTTCTTCGATTAAGTGTTTTGTTGAGGTTTTCAAAGAATTAGCACGCAAAATAGTTGGCGCTTGTTCATTTAGCGCAATCATTTCTTTTTCCCAGTTTTCACCAAGTTCTTTTTCTAAAGTTTCTACCAACCAATCTGGGATAGAATGTTCAAAAGCTTTAGTAGGAACGGTTCCTTTCTTTAATTTGGTAATAATATCCGCAACTTTTATCCCTTGAAATTCTTCGAATTTTTTATATTCTGTTTCGCTCCAAAGCAAATAGGCTAGTATAAGTCTATAAATGTTATTGGGTTTTGCGCCTTCTCCAATGTAATATTCTAGGCGTTTTTTCCAACGGATAATGTTGTAGAAAATTTCAGAAACTACTTTTCTGTCATCGCTTCCCCATTTTTTATGAGCTTTCAAAAGTCTTTCTATAACTTTATCTGCGTATTTATTTTTTTCGAAAAAAGTTTCTTGTAGTGCATCGTGAATACCGATGAGTAGATTTCTGTGGATTAATTGCATAGTTTCTGAATTGCTTTCGGCAGTCGGCTTTCTGCTTTCTGCTATTTCTTTGCAAAAATAAGGATAAAAAGCTAATTAACAATTATTGTATAACTTGTTGAAAATAATCTTTTCTTTTTGTTTTGATTGAATTTAGAATTGATTTCTGATTTATCTTTTAAAACGATTGAATCATTCTCTTTATTAATAATTATTTGATGAAAAGGAAAACTATCTTCACCGCCACCATAACCAATACTCCCAAATATTCTAAATGTTTCTTTAGGTTTAATAATAGCAGAATCTAGTTCTCTACCATAAATATTTTTGTCATATACTCTTATAGGTGGATTGGTATATATATAAATATCTTTTTCTGAATTATTACTTATGTAATATGCATAACCAGGATCACATGAAATAAAAGTGAATAATATGATAATAAAAATAAAGTATTTCATGATTAAAAATTTCTTTAAAATTAAGAATATTTTTTATATCAAATCAAAAACTTCTAGCATCCATTCTTCCATCTTCAATCAAATTAATATATTTGCCGAAAATCAAAATAAATGAGAAAACTACTATTAGGAACATTATTTTTACTGAGTTTAAGTATGAATGCTCAGGAAGATGACACGCAAAGAAGAAACATTATCAAAACCAATGTTACTGCATTTGCTTTTAAGAATTTTCAATTGAATTATGAAAGAGTTTTTACCAAAACATTTTCACTGTCTGTAAGTTATGGAATGATACCAGAAGGTAAATTGCCATTTTCTTCACTTTTACCCAATGATAGTGAGGTGAATTTAGAAGAAGTAGAACTCGGTGGAAGCAATGCTACTTTAGAAACCAGATTTTATTTAGGAAAAAAAGGTTATGGTCATGGTTTTTATTTAGCTCCTTATTATAGATATTCTACCTTCAAAGTTTCAAATTTTACAGAAACCATAGATGTGGAAATCAATGGAGTAGTGTATGATACCGTAGACGTTACTTTCAAAGGAAATTCTACAGCTCACAGTGCAGGTTTGTTAATCGGTGCGCAATGGTTTTTAGGCAAAAAAGATAATTTCGTTTTAGATGCATGGTTTTTAGGTGCTCATTATGGAACATCAACCGGAGATTTAGATGGTATTACAGATAGAACATTAACTTCAGTTGAGCAACAGCAAGTTCAGGATGAATTAGACAACTTAGATATTCCAGTGGTAAAATACAAAGCTACTGTAAATGCAAATGGTGCTAATCTAAAAGTAGACGGACCTTGGGCTGGTTTAAGAGCAGGGATTTCTTTAGGTTACAGATTTTAAAGTAACTTTGCAAAAAATAAAAAAATGAGTGAATTAATGCCTTGCCCAAAATGTGGAAGCGAATTTACCTACGAACAAGACAATCTTTTGGTTTGCAGTCAATGTTTCCACGAGTTCGATCCTGCAGAAGTAGGTGCAGAAGATAAAATTTTCGATAGCAACGGAAATGAATTGCAAAATGGTGATTCTGTGGTAGTTATTAAAGATTTACCAGTAAAAGGAGCGCCAAAACCTGTAAAAGCTGGAACTAAGGTGAAAAATATTAGATTAAGACCAGGTTCAGATCACAATATCGATTGTAAAATAGATGGTTTCGGAGCAATGGCATTGAAGTCTGAATTTGTGAAGAAAGCTTAAGAACATTTTAATTTGCACAAATTTTCTCGAATTACTCAAATTACTGATTTGGCAAAATTTGTATAATTCGAGGAAATTAGCACAATTTCTAAAAAAAAAGGAAAGATTTGGCAGGGTTCTTTTCTAAGACTTTGATTGTTCGTATGAAACGAATCTAATTTCAGTCCATCAAGGCAGAAAGAGAATTAACCAAAAATTTCCTTACGTTTTTCAGGGAAGACAAAATTAATAAATTTTCTAGAAATAAAATGAAATTTTAGTTGGATGTTCTAAACGATGAATTTTAAACTCAACTTTTACCTTTACCTAATCCTTAATCTCAACCTTAATATTTCCCTCCAATTTGTTTTCTGAATACATAACAAGCGGAATATTATGAACTAAAATCTTGTTCCAATAATGGTTTCCTGCAAATCTGCTTTCTACAATTTGAGCATCTAAACCATTTTCGGTGATTTTAATTTGATGCGGGAAGAAATAATTTTTAGAAACGTTGAGTACAGATTTTTCTTCTTCGGAAATGGTATTTACTTCGCCCAGAAGTTTTGCTACATAAGCATTATAAGGATTTCTGAAAGTTTCTTCAGCGTTGTCATTTTGAATCAATCTTCCTTCTTGTAGTACAATAATTTGGTCTGTCCAAGGAAGAATTTCTTGAATTTCGTGAGTAGAAATCATCACAGAAAGTTCATGTTCTTTAGCATAATTAAACAAACGCTCTCTCAATTCCATTTTTCTGGAATAATCCAAATTGCTGAAAGGTTCATCTAATAAAAGCAGTTTTGGCATTACAGAAAGCGCTCTCGCAATCGCAACTCGCTGTTGCTGACCACCACTTAAATTTTTTGGCAAAACATGAGCGTAATCTTCTAGTCCAACTACTTGTAAAAGTTCCTGAATTTTTTGCTTTTTCTCGGAAAGATTGGTGTTAGAAATAAATTTCCCAATATTTTCGGAAACAGTAAGATAAGGCATTAAATCATAATTTTGAGAAACCAACTTCATGCCGAGTTCTCCTGGAACAATGTTTCCTTTCGGTCCGAAAAGTCTTTCGTCTTCCAAATAAATTTCTCCGCTTTGCCAATCAAACAAACCGTAAATAATATTAAGAAGAGTAGATTTTCCACAGCCAGATTCGCCAGCCAAAGCAATAATTTTACCTTTTTCTACAGAAAGATTGATATTTCTGAAAAGTAAAGTTCCGGGTTTGTAACCGAAATATAAGTTTCTAACATTCAAAAGCATATACAAAAATAAGCATAATAAAAGAATTTTTGAAAATTTGAAGAGAAATTTCTTACTTTAGCAGAAGTAAAATGATAAAAAACAGTTAAAAATGAAAAAGAATTTATATAGCGTTTTTGGAGTTTTAGTCCTCTCTTTTTTAGTGATTTCTTGTGGTAAAGATAAACCTGTAACCAGCGAAGCCAATGAAGTTTTAACCGAAACTGACGGTGTGCTCTACAAAGTAGACACCATGAACAGTAGAATAGAGTGGAAAGGTTATAAAGTGCTAAAGTCTGATCAAACCACACATTTCGGAGAGATAAAATTTGAAAGTGGAGATGTTACTGTAAAAGATGGTAAACTGCAATCAGGAAAATTCGTGGCAGATATTACCACACTAGAAAATATAGATTTAAAAGATGACCAAGAAATGAAAGCTAAATTAGAAGGTCATCTGAAAAGTGGAGATTTCTTCGAGGTAGAAAAATTTCCTACCGCTTCTTATGAAATTACCAAAGTAACCAAAAATGCAGCTGGAGATTACAACACGCTTTTAGAAGGAAATCTTACGATTAAAGGCATCACAAAACCAGTTCAGTTTAAAGCAAATGTAACGGTAGCTGACGGAAATGTAAGCATTGCAAGTGAACCAACAGATATTAACAGAGAAGATTTCGGGTTGAAATTTGAACTTCCTCTAGAAAATGGTTTGCTAAACAAAGAAATTAATCTTCAGATTTTGGTAAAAGCTTTAGAAAGCAAGTAATTCTCAAGAGCCAAGTAAAAATAACCAAGTGAAAAAAATAGGAACTCGCAGTTTTGTGAGTTCTTTTTTTATGACTTAAGTTCGGGATTATTCTGTGATGGTTTTTGTGGTTAAAAATTAAAATCCGTATTTTTGCAATTCTATAAAACAAACCGATGTTAGATAAGATAGATGAGTTATTGAAAGAAGTGCAAGGTTTTACTTCTACTAACAAAGACGAAATTGAACAATTTCGTATCAAATTCAATGGGAAAAAGGGAATTTTAAATGATTTTTTCGAAAAATTTAAAGAAGTTCCGAATGAACAGAAAAAAGAATTTGGTCAAAAAATCAATACACTCAAACAAGCCGTGAATACTAAGTTAGAAGAGTTGAAAGAAGCTACTTCTAGCCAAATTATTATCGAAAAAGAAGACCTTACGAAACCTGCTTTTCCGTTGGAATTGGGTTCTCGTCATCCTATTAATTTAGTAAAAGGCAGAATTATTGAGATTTTTAAATCTATTGGTTTTGCAGTTTCTGATGGACCAGAAATAGAAGATGATTGGCACAATTTTACTGCGCTTAATTTACCAGAATATCATCCTGCAAGAGATATGCAAGATACATTCTTTATTGAGCAAAATCCAGATGTTTTATTAAGAACGCATACTTCATCGGTGCAAATTCGTCACATGGAAGAAAATCAGCCGCCAATTAGAATTCTTTCTCCGGGAAGAGTTTTCCGTAACGAAGCGATTTCTTCTCGTTCACACTGTATTTTCCACCAAATAGAAGGTTTATATATTGATGAAAACGTGAGTTTTGCAGATTTGAAACAAACTTTACAGTTTTTCACTACAGAACTTTTCGGAAAATCAAAAATCAGAATGAGACCTTCTTATTTTCCTTTTACAGAACCAAGTGCAGAAGTAGATGTTTATTGGGGATTGAATTCTGAAACCGATTACAGAATTACCAAAGGAACCGGTTGGTTAGAAATTATGGGTTGCGGAATGGTAGATCCTGCCGTTCTTAAAAATGTAAATATCGATGCGGATAAATACTCTGGTTACGCATTCGGAATGGGAATTGAGAGAATCGTAATGTTGCTTTATCAATTGGGAGACATCAGAATGTTTTTCGAAAATGATAAGAGAATGCTAGAGCAATTCGGGCATTTATAAATTAGAATTTATTATTGAAATTTTCAGAAATGATAAAAAGAAAGCGTTCAAAATTTTTTGAACGCTTTTTTATTTTTAAGATTTTTTGAACCAATTTTTTGCTCTGTTGTAGTCTAAGAAATAAGTAATTCTGAGCGAAATATTGTTAATCATAGGTTCGTTAAATAATCGGTCAAAATTATCTCTCATGCTTAATCTCGCTACATCTAAGAAATTTTGAGCTTGATTTCTATACAGTAAAGTCAGCTGTGAACCTGGCGCAAACCACCAACTGTAACGTAAATCCAAGT is part of the Cloacibacterium normanense genome and encodes:
- a CDS encoding RsmB/NOP family class I SAM-dependent RNA methyltransferase, with amino-acid sequence MQLIHRNLLIGIHDALQETFFEKNKYADKVIERLLKAHKKWGSDDRKVVSEIFYNIIRWKKRLEYYIGEGAKPNNIYRLILAYLLWSETEYKKFEEFQGIKVADIITKLKKGTVPTKAFEHSIPDWLVETLEKELGENWEKEMIALNEQAPTILRANSLKTSTKHLIEELKHENVESFQVPGFENAVQLEEKKNVFLTSAFKDGFFEVQDAGSQKIGEFLDVKPGMRVVDACAGAGGKTLHLAALMENKGQIIAMDIHGWKLAELKRRAKRAGAHNIETREITDNKVIKRLHEKADRLLIDAPCSGLGVLKRNPDSKWKIDQDFIDRIRKEQETILQDYSKIIKKGGKMVYATCSILPSENNEQVENFLKNNPDFKLVKEEKVMPSTGFDGFYMALIERV
- a CDS encoding YceI family protein — translated: MKKNLYSVFGVLVLSFLVISCGKDKPVTSEANEVLTETDGVLYKVDTMNSRIEWKGYKVLKSDQTTHFGEIKFESGDVTVKDGKLQSGKFVADITTLENIDLKDDQEMKAKLEGHLKSGDFFEVEKFPTASYEITKVTKNAAGDYNTLLEGNLTIKGITKPVQFKANVTVADGNVSIASEPTDINREDFGLKFELPLENGLLNKEINLQILVKALESK
- the pheS gene encoding phenylalanine--tRNA ligase subunit alpha; protein product: MLDKIDELLKEVQGFTSTNKDEIEQFRIKFNGKKGILNDFFEKFKEVPNEQKKEFGQKINTLKQAVNTKLEELKEATSSQIIIEKEDLTKPAFPLELGSRHPINLVKGRIIEIFKSIGFAVSDGPEIEDDWHNFTALNLPEYHPARDMQDTFFIEQNPDVLLRTHTSSVQIRHMEENQPPIRILSPGRVFRNEAISSRSHCIFHQIEGLYIDENVSFADLKQTLQFFTTELFGKSKIRMRPSYFPFTEPSAEVDVYWGLNSETDYRITKGTGWLEIMGCGMVDPAVLKNVNIDADKYSGYAFGMGIERIVMLLYQLGDIRMFFENDKRMLEQFGHL
- a CDS encoding sulfate/molybdate ABC transporter ATP-binding protein — its product is MLLNVRNLYFGYKPGTLLFRNINLSVEKGKIIALAGESGCGKSTLLNIIYGLFDWQSGEIYLEDERLFGPKGNIVPGELGMKLVSQNYDLMPYLTVSENIGKFISNTNLSEKKQKIQELLQVVGLEDYAHVLPKNLSGGQQQRVAIARALSVMPKLLLLDEPFSNLDYSRKMELRERLFNYAKEHELSVMISTHEIQEILPWTDQIIVLQEGRLIQNDNAEETFRNPYNAYVAKLLGEVNTISEEEKSVLNVSKNYFFPHQIKITENGLDAQIVESRFAGNHYWNKILVHNIPLVMYSENKLEGNIKVEIKD
- a CDS encoding DUF3575 domain-containing protein, translated to MRKLLLGTLFLLSLSMNAQEDDTQRRNIIKTNVTAFAFKNFQLNYERVFTKTFSLSVSYGMIPEGKLPFSSLLPNDSEVNLEEVELGGSNATLETRFYLGKKGYGHGFYLAPYYRYSTFKVSNFTETIDVEINGVVYDTVDVTFKGNSTAHSAGLLIGAQWFLGKKDNFVLDAWFLGAHYGTSTGDLDGITDRTLTSVEQQQVQDELDNLDIPVVKYKATVNANGANLKVDGPWAGLRAGISLGYRF
- a CDS encoding zinc ribbon domain-containing protein YjdM produces the protein MSELMPCPKCGSEFTYEQDNLLVCSQCFHEFDPAEVGAEDKIFDSNGNELQNGDSVVVIKDLPVKGAPKPVKAGTKVKNIRLRPGSDHNIDCKIDGFGAMALKSEFVKKA